The Neorhizobium sp. NCHU2750 genome contains the following window.
CATGCAATTGGGCAGCGGATGCCAGGCCCTCGTAACGCACCGGCTGCGTGCCGCAAGAGGCGCATAGCAGGCCGAGGCCTAGGGCAACTCCACCACGAACGGCCGTGCCCGCCCTCTCGTGAACCACCATGAGCAATTCCCCCTGAACGTCGTCTGATGTCGCCCGAGCTGGTGCCCGATGGCGGGAGGCCATCAACAGACAGATGGTTTTCCAGCGGATTTCAGGAATATTGCAGTTTGTTGCAGCGAGGACATGCGAGCCGCCTGCAAACTTCTGTATCAAATCTGAAACAGGCTTTCAAAGCCGTTGGGGCACGATCGGGCTATTCAACAACAGGAGCCCATAACCCCATGGTTCAACATCGTTCTAAGGCAAATATGAGCGCGGGGAGCCGGCGCCCGGTTCGCTTCCCCATCTCACACTTCTCGATGTCGCGCTTTTCCGTGTCGCGTATCGGCAGGCCGCTCCTTGCCTTCCTGCTTGCGCTCGCAGTTATCCTGCCCTTCGGTGGGCTGACTCAAGCCTCGGCTGCCGTCGGCGGTGTCACCATGACCAGCGTCAACCTGCGTGCCGGGCCAAGCACGCGCTATCCGGCCGTCATTACCATGCCGCCGAGCGCGTCGCTAAGTGTCTATGGGTGCATAGCCGACAGATCATGGTGTGACGTCAGCTGGAGCGGCAGCCGCGGCTGGGTCGCTGCAAGCTATATCCAGGTCTATTACGCCGGCCGTACCACCGTGCTGACGCCAGCCATCGTTCCCGCCATCGGCATTGCTACCGTCGCCTTCAGCGCGGCCTATTGGGATACCTATTACCATTCGCAGCCCTGGTATGGTCAGTGGAACCACTACTATGTTGGCTCATCCAGAACGGTGGTCGGCGGCTGCGGTGAACATGGTTGCGGCGGAGCTGTCGTAACCCGTGGCCCCTATGGTGGCGGCCACGCCGCCGCCGGCGGATGCCACGATGGTCATTGCGGCGGTGCCTCGGCAACGCATGGCCCGCGCGGCGGTGCGCATGCGGCGGTCGGCGGCTGCAATGACGAGCGCTGCGGCGGTGCCTCCGTTACCCGCGGCCCTTATGGCAACACGGTGATCCGCCGCGGCGGCTTCGACCGGCCCTGACCCGTGGTTTTCCCGAAAGAGCGTCCCGCAGCCAATCTGCCTGCGGGATGCTGTGCAACGCTTCAATATCGGCTTGAACCCTGTTGTTGAGGGACTGCCCGCAGTGCAGTTCAAAAACCTTCCAGCACCACCTTGCCCCTGGTCCTGCCGCTTTCGATTGCCGCATGTGCCTTCCTGAGGTTATCCGCATTGATCGGCGACAGCGTTTCCGTCACGGTCGTGCGGATCTTGCCTTCGTCGATCAGGCGCGACACGTCGTTGAGCAGCCTGCCCTGCTCTCCCATGTCCGCCGTCTCGAAGATCGAACGGGTAAACATAAGCTCCCAGTGAATGGAGACGGCCTTGCGCTTGAAGCCGACCACATCGAGGCTCTGCGGATCGTCGATCAGTCCGAAGCGGCCCTGCGGCGCAATCAGCTCGATGATCTCCTTCAGGTGATGATCGGTCCCCGTAGTGGAAAACACGAAGGCGGGCGCGCCTATGCCAAGCGCTGCCACCTGTTCCGCTATCGGCCGGGAATGATCGATGACATGATGGGCACCGAGCGCCCTCACCCAGTCCTGCGTCTCCGGTCGCGAGGCCGTGGCGATGACGGTCACATCCGTCAATGCTCGAACCAGCTGGATGGCGATCGAACCGACCCCGCCGGCCCCTCCGATAATCACAATCGCATTGGCGGCACCGGCAACCGGCTTGCGGATGTCGAGCCGGTCGAACAGCATCTCCCAGGCGGTGATCGCGGTCAGCGGCATGGCTGCGGCTTCGGCATTCGACAGGCTTGCCGGCTTCTTGCCGACAATGCGTTCGTCGACCAGGTGAAACTGGCTATTGGCGCCGGGCCGTATAAGCGAGCCGGCATAAAACACCTCATCGCCCGGCTTGAAATCGCGTGCATCGGGGCCGACTTCGACCACCTTGCCGACGGCATCCCAGCCGAGCACCTTCCACTGGCCGGCTTCGGGATTGGCACCCTTCCTGACCTTGGTATCGACGGGATTGACGGAAATAGCATCCACTTCGACGAGGATATCCCGGCCCGACGGCGTCGGACGCGCGAGCTCGATATCCTCCAACGCGTCCGGGCGATCGATGGCGCCTGCTGCTCTGTAACCGATGGCTTTCATGACTTGCTCCTTCAATGGCCGACTAGGCACCAATTGATATAGAGCCAAAATGGAGTATGCTGGCAGATAAGCAATACGCACAAAAATAGCATGTAGTATCAAAAAGGATACTGTGATGGCCAAAGCCCGTCATACCCGTTTCGACTGCTCTCCCGGCTGCTCGGTGGAGGCCGCGATCGGCCTCATCGACGGCAAGTGGAAATCGGTCATTCTCTTTCATCTGCTTGCGGGAACCCTACGATTCAGCGAGATCCGCA
Protein-coding sequences here:
- a CDS encoding SH3 domain-containing protein, which produces MSRFSVSRIGRPLLAFLLALAVILPFGGLTQASAAVGGVTMTSVNLRAGPSTRYPAVITMPPSASLSVYGCIADRSWCDVSWSGSRGWVAASYIQVYYAGRTTVLTPAIVPAIGIATVAFSAAYWDTYYHSQPWYGQWNHYYVGSSRTVVGGCGEHGCGGAVVTRGPYGGGHAAAGGCHDGHCGGASATHGPRGGAHAAVGGCNDERCGGASVTRGPYGNTVIRRGGFDRP
- a CDS encoding zinc-binding alcohol dehydrogenase family protein — its product is MKAIGYRAAGAIDRPDALEDIELARPTPSGRDILVEVDAISVNPVDTKVRKGANPEAGQWKVLGWDAVGKVVEVGPDARDFKPGDEVFYAGSLIRPGANSQFHLVDERIVGKKPASLSNAEAAAMPLTAITAWEMLFDRLDIRKPVAGAANAIVIIGGAGGVGSIAIQLVRALTDVTVIATASRPETQDWVRALGAHHVIDHSRPIAEQVAALGIGAPAFVFSTTGTDHHLKEIIELIAPQGRFGLIDDPQSLDVVGFKRKAVSIHWELMFTRSIFETADMGEQGRLLNDVSRLIDEGKIRTTVTETLSPINADNLRKAHAAIESGRTRGKVVLEGF